In a genomic window of Syngnathus typhle isolate RoL2023-S1 ecotype Sweden linkage group LG4, RoL_Styp_1.0, whole genome shotgun sequence:
- the trappc2l gene encoding trafficking protein particle complex subunit 2-like protein yields the protein MAVCIAVIAKENYPLYIRSVSPQNELKFHYTVHTSLDVVEEKISAVGKSLGDQREFYLGLLYPTEDYKVYGYVTNSKVKFVIVVDSANTSLRDNEIRSMFRKLHNSFTDVMCNPFHTPGSPIQSKAFDEIVSGMMSQSA from the exons ATGGCGGTGTGCATCGCTGTCATAGCAAAAGAG AACTACCCGCTGTACATCCGCAGCGTTTCCCCTCAAAATGAGCTAAAATTTCACTACACCGTGCACACCTCGCTGGATGTGGTGGAGGAGAAGATTTCCGCCGTGGGGAAGTCACTGGGTGACCAGAGGGAGTTCTACCTGGGTCTACTATATCCCACCGAAGACTATAAAGT ATATGGCTATGTCACAAACTCCAAGGTTAAATTTGTTATTGTTGTCGATTCAGCTAACACGTCGTTGCGGGACAATGAAATAAGAAGC atGTTCCGAAAACTGCACAACTCCTTCACTGACGTCATGTGTAACCCATTCCATACTCCCGGCAGCCCAATTCAGTCCAA GGCATTTGATGAAATTGTCTCTGGAATGATGTCTCAAAGTGCTTGA
- the pabpn1l gene encoding embryonic polyadenylate-binding protein 2, with translation MADNHLEYAYLQGQSIGEHLAEDPELAAIKARVQELEMEEETERMKEEGVEEDEDRCDGEEMQLLTGSPRPGPFYNMTPEERIDADNRSIYVGNVDYGATADELEIHFNGCGPVNRVTILCDRFSGHPKGFAYIEFSDRNSVQSAVGLHETLFRGRVLKVMPKRTNMPGISTTDRGGHRGGHSRGRGRGFQPPRGQHGSRGRFRYQSARPQQQNPHPYYGAPPVGKRQWGPVDYHEQTSKRYPCLLLVSSPSEEMGAGVSGQHYPQQR, from the exons ATGGCCGACAATCATCTGGAATACGCCTATCTCCAGGGACAGTCCATCGGGGAGCATCTCGCCGAAGACCCG GAGCTTGCTGCCATCAAGGCCCGCGTGCAGGAGCTGGAGATGGAAGAAGAGACTGAAAGAATGAAGGAGGAGGGAGTGGAAGAAGACGAGGACAGGTGTGATGGCGAAGAGATGCAGCTGCTGACTGGCAGCCCCCGGCCTG GCCCATTCTACAACATGACACCCgaggaaagaatagatgccgACAACAGGTCCATTTATGTCGGAAAT GTTGACTATGGTGCTACGGCAGACGAGTTGGAGATCCATTTCAATGGCTGCGGTCCCGTCAACCGCGTCACCATCCTCTGCGACAGGTTCTCCGGCCACCCCAAAGG CTTTGCTTATATCGAGTTCTCCGATCGCAACTCGGTGCAGAGTGCCGTTGGCTTGCATGAGACTTTGTTCCGAGGACGAGTCCTCAAG GTGATGCCCAAAAGGACCAACATGCCCGGCATCAGCACCACCGACAGGGGCGGCCACAGAGGTGGCCACTCAAGaggcagggggcggggcttccagCCACCCAGGGGCCAGCACGGCTCCCGGGGCAGGTTTCGCTACCAGTCGGCTCGACCGCAACAGCAGAACCCCCACCCGTACTACGGCGCACCCCCGGTGGGGAAGAGACAGTGGGGCCCAGTGGATTATCACGAACAGACGTCCAAACGCTACCCTTGTCTTCTCCTGGTCAGCTCACCGTCCGAGGAAATGGGAGCCGGGGTTAGCGGACAGCACTACCCGCAACAGCGCTAG